One Pyrus communis chromosome 13, drPyrComm1.1, whole genome shotgun sequence genomic window carries:
- the LOC137713178 gene encoding argininosuccinate synthase, chloroplastic-like translates to MAQLKSMSACSAVNLTFHAPKRESYPYHGRVCCPGKLSSFQELGARKSELQGNAFAVTSGNGRVRAHNKQVIRAVLPTYSETEVSGSTKERGLRGKLNKVVLAYSGGLDTSVIVPWLRENYGCDVVCFTADVGQGIKELDGLEKKAKASGASQLVVKDLKEEFVKDYIFPCLRAGAIYERKYLLGTSMARPVIAKAMVDVAKEVGADAVAHGCTGKGNDQVRFELTFFALNPKLNVVAPWREWDITGREDAIEYAKKHNVPVPVTKKSIYSRDGNLWHLSHEGDILEDPENEPKKDMFMLTVDPEDAPNVPEYVEIGIVSGIPVSVNGKELSPASLLDHVNQIGGKHGIGRVDMVENRLVGMKSRGVYETPGGTILFTAARELESLTLDRETMQVKDSLALKYAELVYAGRWFDPLRESLDSFMEEISKTTTGSVILKLYKGSVIVTSRKSPYSLYRQDISSFESGDIYDQADAAGFIRLYGLPIRVRAMLDS, encoded by the exons ATGGCCCAATTGAAGTCCATGTCCGCCTGCTCCGCCGTCAACCTTACTTTTCACGCGCCCAAAAGAG AATCATATCCATATCATGGCAGAGTTTGTTGTCCGGGGAAATTATCTTCATTTCAAGAG TTGGGGGCACGAAAGAGTGAGCTGCAGGGGAATGCATTTGCGGTTACCAGTGGCAATGGAAGGGTAAGAGCTCATAACAAGCAAG TTATTAGAGCGGTGCTGCCCACTTACAGCGAGACAGAAGTGTCCGGATCCACGAAGGAAAGAGGACTGCGTGGCAAATTGAACAAGGTTGTTCTGGCCTATAGTGGTGGCTTAGACACATCAGTCATTGTCCCATGGTTAAG GGAGAATTATGGTTGTGATGTTGTTTGCTTCACGGCTGATGTTGGTCAA GGTATAAAAGAATTGGATGGTCTGGAAAAAAAGGCGAAAGCCAGTGGGGCTTCTCAGTTAGTAGTGAAGGATCTAAAGGAGGAGTTTGTAAAGGACTACATATTCCCTTGCTTGCGGGCTGGTGCAATCTATGAGAGGAAATACTTGTTAGGGACTTCAATGGCCCGTCCTGTTATTGCTAAG GCCATGGTTGATGTTGCGAAAGAAGTTGGAGCTGATGCTGTAGCTCATGGATGCACTGGGAAAGGAAATGATCAG GTTCGCTTTGAGCTGACATTTTTCGCTCTCAATCCCAAACTAAATGTTGTCGCTCCTTGGAGGGAGTGGGATATTACAGGTAGAGAAGATGCTATTGAATACGCTAAGAAACATAATGTGCCTGTCCCAGTGACAAAGAAATCCATATACAGCAGAGACGGCAATTTATGGCACCTAAGTCATGAG GGTGATATTTTGGAAGACCCAGAAAACGAGCCCAAGAAGGATATGTTCATGTTAACAGTCGATCCTGAAGATGCACCAAATGTACCTGA GTATGTAGAAATTGGAATCGTTTCTGGAATTCCAGTTTCAGTCAATGGGAAGGAGCTTTCACCAGCATCTCTACTTGATCATGTAAATCAGATTGGTGGAAAGCATGGAATTGGCCGTGTTGACATGGTTGAAAACCGGCTAGTTGGTATGAAGAGCCGTGGAGTCTATGAAACTCCTGGAGGCACCATCCTCTTCACTGCTGCACGCGAGCTGGAGTCTTTAACACTGGACCGAGAAACAATGCAAGTTAAAGACTCACTAGCCCTCAAATACGCGGAGCTGGTATATGCAGGCAGGTGGTTCGACCCACTTCGCGAGTCCTTGGATTCGTTCATGGAGGAAATCTCGAAAACAACCACCGGCTCAGTAATTCTGAAGCTGTACAAGGGTTCAGTTATCGTGACCAGCCGGAAGAGCCCGTACAGCCTGTACAGGCAGGACATCTCGTCGTTTGAGAGTGGGGATATATATGATCAGGCTGATGCGGCTGGGTTCATTAGGCTGTATGGCCTTCCCATTAGGGTTCGAGCAATGCTCGACTCTTGA
- the LOC137712043 gene encoding beta-glucosidase 24-like, which translates to MEGSAKEAGRGPSVWDYYVEKFPERIADHTNMFTAIDSYKRYKEEVKGLKDLGVDFHRFSISWTRILPKGTLSGGVNQEGIDHYNNFIDELIKNDITPFVTILHFDPPQALTDKYGGILNRSFVKDFKDYSKLCFKLYGDRVKNWITINEPWIMAKMGYDKGVGPPGRCSVQTVFPCTNGGNSATEPYIVSHHLLLAHASTVKLYRKKFQERQGGQIGICLVGQFVKPYSSSAEDKAAAKRIIDFELGWFMEPLVYGSYPKSMRRLVKDRLPHFTEKEKKMITGSLDFVGINYYSTRYGRNNPADPQTPISYSNDPLALASITNANGTQIGPQAGGSRFVYSYPQGLQQLLKFMKKKYRHPKIYIAENGITEAKDDKLRLSDALKDPHRIQSILRHLYWIKKAIKSGVNVKGYFHYTLSDNFEWGEGYIPRFGLYYVDYKDNLKRIPKESAKWLPKFLKGEA; encoded by the exons ATGGAAGGATCTGCAAAAGAAGCAGGAAGAGGACCAAGTGTTTGGGACTACTACGTTGAGAAATTCCcag AACGGATTGCAGACCACACGAACATGTTTACAGCCATCGATTCATACAAGCGATACAAG GAAGAAGTGAAGGGTCTCAAGGACCTTGGAGTTGATTTTCACAGATTTTCCATCTCTTGGACCAGGATTCTTCCTA AGGGAACCTTGAGTGGTGGAGTAAACCAAGAGGGTATCGATCACTACAACAACTTCATCGATGAACTAATCAAGAATG ACATCACACCATTTGTGACGATACTGCACTTTGATCCACCACAAGCTTTGACAGACAAGTACGGCGGCATTCTCAATCGCTCCTTCGT gaaagattTCAAGGATTACagtaaactttgttttaaactttatggAGATAGGGTGAAAAATTGGATTACAATCAACGAGCCATGGATTATGGCGAAGATGGGGTACGACAAAGGCGTTGGTCCACCCGGCAGGTGTTCAGTTCAAACTGTATTTCCGTGCACAAATGGTGGTAATTCAGCCACAGAACCTTACATTGTGTCACACCACCTTCTCCTCGCCCATGCTTCCACCGTTAAGCTTTACCGAAAGAAATTTCAG gaAAGGCAAGGCGGACAAATTGGAATTTGTCTAGTAGGGCAATTTGTCAAGCCTTATTCGAGTTCGGCAGAAGACAAAGCTGCTGCAAAAAGAATAATAGACTTTGAACTTGGATG GTTCATGGAACCATTAGTATATGGATCTTATCCAAAGAGTATGAGACGATTGGTCAAGGACAGGCTACCACATTTCActgagaaagagaagaagatgatCACGGGATCCTTAGATTTTGTCGGCATCAACTATTACAGCACGAGATATGGTAGAAACAACCCAGCAGATCCACAAACACCAATCTCCTATAGCAATGATCCTTTAGCTTTGGCGTCGATTACTA ATGCAAATGGAACCCAAATTGGTCCTCAG GCTGGAGGCAGTCGGTTCGTCTACAGTTACCCTCAAGGCCTACAACAACTTCTAAAGTTTATGAAGAAGAAGTACCGGCACCCTAAAATCTACATTGCTGAAAATGGAATAACTGAGGCAAAGGACGATAAACTAAGACTTAGTGACGCACTTAAGGATCCACATAGAATTCAATCCATTCTTCGCCATTTGTACTGGATCAAGAAGGCAATAAA gaGTGGTGTGAATGTCAAAGGATATTTCCACTACACTTTATCTGATAATTTTGAATGGGGAGAAGGCTATATCCCAAGATTTGGGCTTTACTATGTCGACTACAAAGACAATCTCAAGCGTATTCCAAAAGAGTCTGCTAAGTGGCTCCCTAAGTTCCTAAAGGGCGAGGCTTGA